DNA from Cryptosporangium minutisporangium:
CGGATCGCGTCCGTGCTGGCCGTCCTGGTCGTCACGGTGGTCACGCTCTTGGTCGGCGTCGGTCGCTACCACCGCGAACTGGACCGCAGCCTCGCCGCGCAGGCCGAGTTGCGGCACGTTCCGGTCGTGCTGTTGACCGACGCGACCGCCGGACGGACGGCGCTGGGATCGGTGGCCCCGGCTCCGTCGCCGGGCGTCGAGGCGCGGTGGACGCTGCCGGACGGCTCGGTGCGTACCGGCACCGTCTACTCGCCGGTGACCGCCCCGAAGGGCACGACGGTCCGGGTCTGGATGGACGCCGGCCACGTCCCGGTCCGCCCGCCGGTCCGGAGCGGCGACCTGCGGTTCCGGGTCGGCGTCGACGTCCTCGGGTGCGTCAGCCTGTTCAGCGTGCTGAGCTGGGGCCTCTACCAATGGGGACGGAGCCGGCTCGACCGGCGCCGGGACGCCGAGTGGACGCGGAGTTGGCTGGTGTTCGAACGTCAGGGGCGACACCGCAGCCACTGATCGTCAGGCGGTTGGCAGGTGTCACACGAGCAAACAGTGCCGTTCGACCCTGTTTATCGACGCGCGGCCGCGAAAACCTGTCAGTGACGGGCCGACCCGTACGGGGTCGGCCACGCGCAGAGAGGGAGCCTCCGGGTGAGTCTCGGCATCGACACTCCGACCGAACAGCAGCTGACCTCTAGCGAGCTCGCCGAACGCGTGCGGCAACTCGACGACGCCGACCTCGCGCGCGTCGACGCCTGGTGGCGAGCGAACAACTATCTGACCGTCGGTCAGATCTACCTCCAGGCCAATCCCCTGCTCCGGGAGCCGCTGCGCGCGGAGCACATCAAACCGCGATTGCTCGGGCACTGGGGCACCAGCCCGGGCCTGTCGTTCCTCTACGCGCACCTGTCCCGGCTGATCCGGATCACCGGCCAGGAGGCGATCTACCTCGCCGGGCCGGGACACGGTGGCCCGGCACTCGTCGCAGCCGGCTGGCTGGAGGGCACCTACAGCGAGATCTACCCCCGCGTCGGGCAGGACGGGAACGGCCTGCACCGGCTGTTCCGCCAGTTCTCGGCCCCGGGCGGTATCCCCAGCCACGTCTCGGTCCCGACCCCTGGATCGATTCACGAGGGTGGCGAACTGGGTTACGTCCTGGTGCACGCGTTCGGCGCCGTGATGGACAACCCGAACCTGCTCGCGCTCGCCGTGGTCGGGGACGGTGAGGCCGAGACCGGTCCGCTGGAGGGCTCCTGGAAGGGCATCTCGTTCCTGAACCCAGCACGGGACGGCGCGGTGCTGCCGGTGCTGCACCTCAACGGCGCGAAGATCGCCGGTCCCACGGTGCTGGCCCGCAAGGACCCGGCCGAGGTACGCGACCTCTTCTCCGGTCACGGCTACGACGTGATCGAGGTCGAGGGCTCCGACCTCCCCGGCATGCACCACCGGTTCGCCGAGGCGCTGGCCACCGCCTGGGCGTCGATCAAGCGGATCCAGGAGGCTGCCCGCGGCGGGGACTGGGACGGCAAGCGGCCGCGGTGGCCGATGATCGTGCTCCGCACCCCCAAGGGCTGGACCGGACCTGAGCAGGTCGACGGCACGCAGGTCGCCGGAACCTACCGCGCACACCAGGTCCCGCTGAGCGGCGTCCGGGACAACGCCGACCACCTCGCTCAGCTCGAGCGCTGGATGCGCACGTACCGGCCGGAGGAACTGTTCGACGAGGACGGTCAGCCCAACGCGGACGTCTTGGCCGCGAACCCGGCCGGTGACCTACGGATGTCGGCCAGCCCGCACGCGAACGGCGGGCTGGTCACCCGGGATCTGGACCTGCCGGACTTCCGCGACTACGCGATCGACGTGAAGGCTCCGGCCGGCACCCGGGCCGAGTCGACGCGCAAGCTCGGTGAGCTGATGCGCGACATCTACCGCCGCAACCCTGACCGATTCCGGCTGTTCTGCCCGGACGAGACGAACAGCAACCGCCTGGGCGCGGTGTTCGAGGTCTCCGACCGGGCCTTCGCTGAATCCGTGACGCCGGACGACGTGAAACTGAGCCGGGACGGCCGGGTGATGGAGGTGCTGTCCGAGCACAACTGCCACGGCTGGCTGGAGGGGTACACGCTCACCGGTCGGCACGGGTTGTTCGCGACCTACGAAGCGTTCGCGATGGTCAGTGCCTCTCAGACGATCCAGCACAGCAAGTGGCTGGAGGAGGCCAACCACCTGTCGTGGCGGGCCGAGGTGCCCAGCCTGAACATCCTGCTCACCTCGACCGCCTGGCGGAACGACCACAACGGGTTCTCCCACCAGGGGCCCGGCCTGATCCAGACCGTGCTGACCGCCCGCGGCGACGTGTCCCGGATCTACCTGCCGCCGGATGCGAACTGCCTGCTCTCGGTCGCCGATCACTGTTTCCGCTCGCGGAACTACACCAACCTGATCGTCATCGACAAGCAGCCACAACTGCAGTACCTGACGATGGAGCAGGCGATCGAGCACTGTGCGCGCGGCGCCGGCATCTGGGGGTGGGCCGGGAACGACGACGGCACCAGCGACCCGGACATCGTGCTGGCCTGCGCCGGCGACGTGGTCACGATGGAGACCGTCGCGGCCGCGCAGATCCTCACCGAGCGGCTGCCGCACT
Protein-coding regions in this window:
- a CDS encoding Rv1733c family protein is translated as MRQPTYSRGRRAARLLGLTRNPLCRRVDRLEGALRIASVLAVLVVTVVTLLVGVGRYHRELDRSLAAQAELRHVPVVLLTDATAGRTALGSVAPAPSPGVEARWTLPDGSVRTGTVYSPVTAPKGTTVRVWMDAGHVPVRPPVRSGDLRFRVGVDVLGCVSLFSVLSWGLYQWGRSRLDRRRDAEWTRSWLVFERQGRHRSH
- a CDS encoding phosphoketolase family protein; amino-acid sequence: MRQLDDADLARVDAWWRANNYLTVGQIYLQANPLLREPLRAEHIKPRLLGHWGTSPGLSFLYAHLSRLIRITGQEAIYLAGPGHGGPALVAAGWLEGTYSEIYPRVGQDGNGLHRLFRQFSAPGGIPSHVSVPTPGSIHEGGELGYVLVHAFGAVMDNPNLLALAVVGDGEAETGPLEGSWKGISFLNPARDGAVLPVLHLNGAKIAGPTVLARKDPAEVRDLFSGHGYDVIEVEGSDLPGMHHRFAEALATAWASIKRIQEAARGGDWDGKRPRWPMIVLRTPKGWTGPEQVDGTQVAGTYRAHQVPLSGVRDNADHLAQLERWMRTYRPEELFDEDGQPNADVLAANPAGDLRMSASPHANGGLVTRDLDLPDFRDYAIDVKAPAGTRAESTRKLGELMRDIYRRNPDRFRLFCPDETNSNRLGAVFEVSDRAFAESVTPDDVKLSRDGRVMEVLSEHNCHGWLEGYTLTGRHGLFATYEAFAMVSASQTIQHSKWLEEANHLSWRAEVPSLNILLTSTAWRNDHNGFSHQGPGLIQTVLTARGDVSRIYLPPDANCLLSVADHCFRSRNYTNLIVIDKQPQLQYLTMEQAIEHCARGAGIWGWAGNDDGTSDPDIVLACAGDVVTMETVAAAQILTERLPHFRTRVVNVVDLMTLPRPKDHPHGMEATLFRELFTDHVDVVFAFHGYPGAIHQVVHGRPDADRFHVRGFIEEGTTTTPFDMTVKNKASRYHLVIDALNNARRTPPGASELKAWCEAQLAKHEAYVVEHLEDMPEVADWVLPARDTAPY